A genomic window from Punica granatum isolate Tunisia-2019 chromosome 2, ASM765513v2, whole genome shotgun sequence includes:
- the LOC116195065 gene encoding early nodulin-like protein 2, whose product MGSRASVGLILVAVTGFLCSSDAYVFAVGGKDGWVRQPSEGYNQWAGRYRFQINDSLLFKYKKGADSVLVVTKDGYASCNTKSPLVSLTDGDSLFTFKRSGPFFFISGNPENCNNGQKLIVVVLAPRTKAPTPQPPSSPPPAIPPMSPPGGHMPPPPPSGMVPPPGVPSPASPPAEPGTNPSGSNPVGPQAPAPSPSFAQKGSSCSGAMVLGFSGLVSYLVLGKVLV is encoded by the exons ATGGGGAGTAGAGCATCTGTGGGACTCATCTTAGTTGCGGTGACCGGTTTCTTGTGCTCTTCCGATGCCTATGTCTTCGCCGTTGGTGGCAAAGACGGGTGGGTTCGGCAGCCTTCCGAGGGTTACAATCAGTGGGCTGGGAGATACAGGTTTCAGATCAACGATTCGCTCC TTTTCAAGTATAAGAAAGGAGCCGACTCGGTCCTGGTCGTGACGAAGGACGGCTACGCTTCCTGCAACACCAAGAGCCCTCTGGTCTCTCTCACTGATGGCGACTCACTCTTCACCTTCAAGCGATCGGgccccttcttcttcatcagtGGAAACCCAGAGAACTGCAACAACGGCCAGAAGCTGATTGTGGTCGTCCTCGCTCCAAGGACCAAAGCCCCCACGCCTCAGCCGCCTTCTTCTCCACCCCCAGCCATCCCGCCCATGTCCCCACCCGGCGGTCACATGCCGCCGCCTCCTCCATCTGGCATGGTGCCGCCTCCAGGAGTCCCATCTCCTGCTAGTCCGCCAGCTGAGCCTGGGACTAACCCATCGGGCTCAAATCCGGTTGGTCCTCAGGCGCCAGCTCCTTCCCCGAGCTTTGCTCAGAAGGGAAGTTCTTGCTCAGGGGCCATGGTGTTAGGGTTTAGTGGCCTAGTGAGTTACTTGGTGTTGGGTAAGGTCTTGGTGTAG